The following proteins come from a genomic window of Maribacter sp. HTCC2170:
- a CDS encoding glycoside hydrolase family 3 N-terminal domain-containing protein codes for MRSYSIIPLFLLLALCVNAQRNPLVASDSLAQKTWVDARYDEMSLDERLGQLFMVSVASNQDKSSTDKVKALIQEHHIGGIIFSTGGPVRQAKLTNTYQSASKLPLMVGMDAEWGLAMRLDSTYAFPWNMTLGAIKDNSIVEKVGHQIGVHAKRLGVHINFAPDIDINTNPLNPIIGNRSFGEDRDNVADKGVAFMKGMESAGVLSSGKHFPGHGDTATDSHYALPLIDFSKKRLDSLELYPYKKLIKAGLSSVMVAHLNVPSLEIKKELPSSLSEQIISGILKERMGFDGLVFTDALNMKGVTNHGKDGDVELAAFMAGNDILLMPTEVAKAKEKLLKAIKRGRISEERLSNSVKKILLAKYKVGLNKYKPIDINNLYEDLNALESDLVYEEAIENAITVVKNNFYLMGIKKLENKKIAYVKFGDDDSQPFINELNKYAKVTQVNGKDITTIKDKLRDFNLVIIGHHKSNDSPWKPYKFSKKELIWLEEIAKERTSNVILSVFAKPYTLIDVDSFKNIDGVVVAYQNSEIAQQKTAQLIFGAIGAKGVLPVSAHPDFPVKTSMQISSLKRLGYSIPERVGLSSGKLAEVDKLVNNGLDSLMFPGAQVLIARKGKVVYNKGFGKPTYKSEEKVTPKHIYDLASITKILATLPVIMKMEENGQIALNDTFEELIPEYSDTELKNVTVLKALSHYGRLPAWIAFYVSTLDKKRKPSSEFYRNAPIDGFSIKVTDNLFLTDAYRDSIYNRIGRQELKSNRYRYSDVAYYVMKKYIEKTYNEPLDKLATDFLYKPIGAFQTSYNPLEKFPKNKIIPSEEDKYYRYQKVQGYVHDMGAAMQGGVGGHAGLFSNANDVAKIMQMYLQGGDYGGTQFLDSRTIKKFNTCYFCDKNVRRGVGFDKPQLRDKGPTCGCVSRKSFGHSGFTGTYTWADPDEELVYVFLSNRTYPTASNTLLVKSALRTRIQQAIYDAIIN; via the coding sequence ATGCGCTCATATAGCATTATTCCATTGTTTTTATTACTTGCTCTTTGTGTAAATGCGCAACGCAATCCATTGGTGGCGAGTGATAGTTTGGCGCAGAAAACTTGGGTCGATGCCAGATATGATGAAATGAGCCTGGATGAAAGGTTGGGGCAGTTGTTTATGGTTAGTGTTGCTTCGAATCAGGATAAATCGAGTACTGATAAAGTCAAAGCCTTAATTCAAGAACATCATATAGGAGGTATTATTTTTTCCACGGGCGGCCCCGTAAGACAAGCGAAGCTTACAAACACCTATCAATCTGCTTCAAAATTACCTTTAATGGTAGGGATGGATGCTGAATGGGGACTCGCCATGCGATTGGATTCTACTTACGCCTTTCCTTGGAATATGACCTTAGGTGCGATAAAAGATAATTCAATAGTAGAAAAGGTAGGACATCAAATTGGAGTACATGCAAAACGATTGGGGGTTCATATAAATTTTGCTCCAGATATAGATATCAATACCAATCCTCTAAATCCAATTATAGGAAACCGTTCTTTTGGAGAAGATAGGGATAATGTTGCTGATAAAGGGGTTGCGTTTATGAAAGGCATGGAAAGCGCAGGTGTACTTTCTAGTGGAAAACATTTTCCAGGTCATGGGGATACAGCAACAGATTCGCATTATGCCCTGCCATTGATAGATTTTTCCAAGAAACGATTGGATAGCCTTGAGCTATACCCTTATAAAAAATTGATAAAAGCAGGATTGAGTAGTGTGATGGTAGCTCATTTAAACGTTCCAAGTTTAGAAATAAAAAAAGAACTGCCATCATCTTTGTCCGAGCAGATAATTTCGGGCATTTTAAAAGAAAGAATGGGTTTTGATGGATTGGTTTTTACCGATGCATTGAACATGAAAGGAGTTACTAACCATGGAAAGGATGGAGATGTGGAACTTGCAGCATTTATGGCAGGTAATGATATTCTTTTGATGCCTACTGAGGTTGCCAAAGCAAAGGAAAAGCTGCTCAAGGCAATTAAGCGTGGTAGAATTTCGGAAGAGCGGTTGTCAAATTCAGTCAAAAAAATACTTTTAGCCAAATACAAGGTGGGTTTAAACAAGTATAAGCCTATTGATATCAATAATTTATATGAAGACCTGAATGCTCTGGAGAGTGATCTGGTCTATGAAGAGGCAATTGAGAATGCAATTACCGTGGTAAAGAACAACTTTTACCTTATGGGTATAAAAAAGTTGGAGAACAAGAAAATCGCTTACGTTAAGTTTGGAGATGATGATAGCCAACCTTTCATAAATGAATTGAATAAATATGCCAAGGTAACTCAGGTCAATGGTAAAGACATTACCACTATTAAAGATAAGTTAAGAGACTTTAACCTTGTAATTATTGGCCATCATAAAAGCAATGATAGTCCATGGAAACCATATAAATTTTCAAAAAAAGAACTTATTTGGTTGGAAGAAATTGCTAAGGAAAGAACGTCAAACGTTATCCTATCGGTTTTTGCCAAGCCTTATACTTTGATAGATGTTGATTCTTTCAAGAACATTGACGGCGTAGTAGTTGCGTACCAAAATAGTGAGATCGCCCAACAAAAAACGGCTCAATTGATATTTGGGGCAATAGGCGCTAAAGGAGTGCTACCAGTTTCTGCACATCCTGATTTTCCAGTAAAAACAAGTATGCAGATAAGTTCTTTGAAACGGCTTGGTTATAGCATTCCAGAGCGTGTTGGACTCAGTTCCGGTAAATTGGCAGAGGTTGATAAATTGGTAAATAATGGGTTGGATTCATTGATGTTTCCTGGAGCACAGGTTTTGATAGCGCGAAAGGGGAAGGTTGTTTACAATAAGGGATTTGGAAAACCTACCTATAAATCAGAGGAAAAGGTCACCCCAAAGCATATTTATGATTTAGCGTCAATCACCAAAATTTTGGCTACGCTTCCAGTTATCATGAAAATGGAAGAGAACGGCCAAATTGCCCTGAATGATACTTTTGAGGAATTAATACCGGAATATTCCGATACAGAATTGAAGAATGTTACTGTATTGAAGGCTTTATCTCATTATGGGAGATTACCAGCATGGATAGCATTTTATGTCAGCACTTTAGATAAAAAAAGGAAACCATCCTCTGAATTTTATAGAAATGCCCCGATTGATGGTTTTTCAATCAAAGTTACAGACAATCTTTTCTTAACTGATGCTTATAGAGATTCAATATACAATAGAATAGGCCGACAGGAGCTAAAATCAAATCGTTATAGGTACAGTGATGTCGCTTACTATGTAATGAAAAAATATATCGAAAAGACCTATAATGAACCACTCGATAAATTGGCCACTGATTTTTTGTACAAGCCCATAGGTGCTTTTCAAACAAGCTATAATCCATTGGAAAAATTCCCAAAGAACAAAATAATACCTTCGGAAGAAGATAAATATTACCGATACCAAAAGGTGCAGGGCTATGTTCATGACATGGGCGCAGCCATGCAAGGTGGAGTAGGGGGTCATGCAGGTCTTTTTAGCAATGCCAATGATGTTGCAAAAATTATGCAAATGTATCTTCAAGGGGGGGATTACGGTGGAACTCAATTTTTAGACTCAAGAACTATCAAAAAATTCAACACCTGTTATTTCTGTGATAAGAATGTTAGACGAGGAGTTGGTTTTGATAAACCCCAGTTAAGGGATAAAGGGCCTACATGCGGTTGTGTTTCTCGAAAAAGTTTTGGACATAGTGGATTTACCGGTACTTATACTTGGGCCGATCCAGATGAGGAGCTTGTTTATGTGTTTTTGTCCAACAGAACTTACCCAACCGCTTCAAATACCTTATTAGTTAAATCTGCGTTAAGAACAAGAATTCAACAGGCTATTTACGACGCTATAATAAATTAA
- the bshA gene encoding N-acetyl-alpha-D-glucosaminyl L-malate synthase BshA, translating into MKIAIVCYPTFGGSGVVATELGIALADRGHEVHFVTYRQPVRLDLLSHRVHFHEVHVPEYPLFHYQPYELALSSKLVDTVKLFGIDLLHVHYAIPHAYAGYMAKKMLEEEGINLPMITTLHGTDITLVGKHPFYKTAVNFSINQSDVVTSVSENLKQRTLEFFDIKKEIEVVPNFIDKKKYSTSFTDCQRSLMAEDNERIITHISNFRAVKHIPDVIHIFNKIQQEIPAKLVMVGEGPEKENAEFLCEQLGIMDKVHFLGNSNEIDRILCFSDLFLLPSKSESFGLAALEAMINRVPVISTNAGGIPEVNKQGITGFLSAVGDVEDMANNALKILKNDTVLNEFKENAAKVALTFDILNVLPLYETIYLKAYESQLEKKIR; encoded by the coding sequence ATGAAGATAGCAATAGTTTGTTACCCAACTTTTGGAGGTAGTGGTGTAGTGGCCACAGAATTAGGGATTGCACTGGCAGACAGAGGTCATGAGGTCCATTTCGTAACCTATCGTCAACCCGTTCGGTTAGACCTTTTGAGCCATAGAGTACATTTTCACGAAGTTCATGTTCCTGAATATCCCTTATTCCATTATCAACCCTATGAACTGGCTTTGTCGAGTAAGTTGGTCGATACAGTTAAATTGTTTGGAATAGACCTACTTCATGTGCACTATGCTATTCCACATGCCTACGCCGGCTATATGGCAAAGAAGATGCTTGAGGAAGAAGGAATTAATTTACCAATGATTACGACACTTCACGGTACTGACATTACTTTGGTAGGGAAACACCCATTTTATAAGACGGCAGTAAACTTCAGTATTAATCAATCAGACGTTGTAACTTCTGTTTCAGAGAATTTAAAACAGCGTACGCTAGAGTTTTTTGATATTAAGAAAGAAATTGAGGTTGTACCTAATTTTATAGATAAAAAGAAATACAGCACATCGTTCACAGATTGCCAAAGGTCTTTGATGGCAGAGGACAATGAAAGAATAATCACTCATATAAGTAATTTTAGGGCTGTTAAGCATATTCCCGATGTGATACACATTTTTAATAAAATACAACAGGAGATACCCGCTAAATTGGTAATGGTGGGTGAAGGGCCCGAAAAAGAAAATGCTGAATTTCTGTGTGAGCAACTGGGAATCATGGATAAGGTACATTTTCTTGGAAACAGTAATGAAATTGACAGAATTCTTTGTTTTTCCGATTTATTCTTGTTACCGTCTAAATCTGAGAGTTTTGGTTTAGCTGCATTGGAGGCAATGATAAACAGAGTCCCCGTTATCTCAACAAATGCAGGCGGTATTCCAGAGGTTAACAAACAGGGCATAACTGGTTTTTTAAGTGCTGTAGGTGATGTTGAAGATATGGCCAATAATGCCTTGAAAATACTGAAGAATGACACAGTTCTTAATGAGTTTAAGGAGAATGCTGCTAAGGTTGCTCTAACATTTGATATACTTAATGTACTCCCACTGTACGAAACAATATATTTAAAAGCCTACGAGAGTCAATTAGAAAAGAAAATTCGCTGA
- a CDS encoding OmpA family protein: MKNHTIFVMVMIFLATPKIFSQEEDLQLTSKDSIVKSSWVIGIGFNAVDDSGDMLNQLLDVSDEWNIVPFPSRLNIGRNFSNGMSVEAIASYNKYKSGKVVDNIVLSEDIDYYAIDTRVTYALNKIWGGSKWFDPYMGAGIGYTDANNHGRSTMNGIIGVKTWFSDRFGLDFNSTGKWAMNTEKASNHIQHAVSGLYRFNVKKGLTRKGEKKLALIQEMEKEQQRVQDSLANELRIKEEATLAQRLAKEKEKARLAAIEKARIDAENQRKQQLENSIKELGLVYFGFNSSYLNKNSKSVLGLLANLLKEKPSVHLKITSHTDSRGASDYNKWLSERRVERTKNYLMSIGISENRLVAEAFGEEQLTNECGDGVRCSAEKHRKNRRSEFEVTEY; this comes from the coding sequence ATGAAAAATCATACAATATTTGTGATGGTAATGATATTTCTTGCCACACCAAAAATCTTTTCTCAAGAGGAGGATTTACAATTAACTTCAAAAGATAGCATCGTTAAAAGTTCTTGGGTAATCGGAATTGGATTCAATGCCGTCGATGATTCAGGTGATATGTTAAATCAACTTTTGGATGTTTCAGATGAGTGGAATATTGTTCCATTTCCATCTCGCTTAAATATTGGTAGGAACTTTTCGAATGGTATGTCGGTTGAGGCAATAGCTAGTTACAATAAGTATAAATCAGGAAAGGTCGTAGATAATATAGTATTATCGGAAGATATTGATTATTATGCGATTGATACAAGGGTAACTTATGCATTGAATAAGATTTGGGGTGGATCCAAGTGGTTTGATCCTTATATGGGTGCAGGTATTGGGTATACAGATGCCAATAATCATGGTAGAAGTACAATGAATGGTATAATTGGTGTTAAAACTTGGTTTTCAGATCGTTTTGGGTTGGATTTCAATTCCACGGGAAAATGGGCTATGAATACCGAAAAGGCTTCCAACCATATACAACACGCAGTAAGTGGGTTATATCGTTTTAATGTTAAAAAGGGGCTAACAAGAAAAGGAGAGAAAAAGTTGGCTTTGATTCAGGAAATGGAAAAGGAGCAACAACGTGTTCAAGATTCTTTAGCAAATGAGTTAAGAATAAAGGAAGAAGCTACCCTAGCGCAACGCTTAGCTAAGGAAAAAGAAAAAGCCCGTTTGGCGGCAATTGAAAAAGCAAGAATTGATGCTGAAAATCAAAGAAAACAACAATTAGAAAATTCAATTAAAGAATTGGGATTAGTGTACTTTGGATTTAATTCATCCTACTTGAATAAAAATTCCAAGTCGGTTCTTGGCTTATTGGCTAATCTATTAAAAGAAAAACCTAGTGTACATCTTAAAATCACTTCACATACCGATTCCAGGGGCGCATCTGATTATAATAAATGGCTTTCTGAAAGAAGGGTTGAAAGGACTAAGAATTATTTGATGTCTATCGGAATAAGTGAGAATAGACTTGTTGCTGAAGCATTTGGAGAAGAACAGTTGACGAATGAATGTGGTGATGGCGTAAGGTGTTCTGCTGAAAAACATAGGAAAAATAGGAGGTCGGAGTTTGAAGTGACAGAGTATTAG